Proteins found in one Nocardia brasiliensis ATCC 700358 genomic segment:
- a CDS encoding amidohydrolase encodes MNTQLLIGGRIYSSSSPDATAMAVADGTVVWLGAEQPGRALHPDAEIIDLDGAFVAPAFVDPHVHVTALGLKLTGLDLSSARSLEHCLSLLRDFAAARPEGAILGDGWDETTWPEGRPPTVEEIDKAVGARHVYLSRVDAHSAVVSSALLDALPQVRAADGFTRGEPVRAAAHHLVRTTVLAELDRAQRDRARAAALDHAAAHGIVAVHECAGPEISGRTDVRELLEFRHGVEVRAYWGEAVRSAEQARALVAELGVHALGGDLFVDGSFGSHTAWLREDYADQPGTGRSYLDAEAIAAHVRACTEAGIQAGFHVIGDAAMDAVVAGFDRVVGEFGGPAVAALGHRVEHAELLDAAQIGKLAAWGVIASVQPGFDAAWGGEDGMYAARLGATRAAALNPFAAMAAAGIALAVGSDAPVTPLDPWSAVRAAAHHRTPGHGLSPRAAFAAATRGAWRAGGVRDGVAGTLVPGAPASYAVWEAEELVVAAAADSVQRWSTDPRSRVPGLPPLQPGSALPRCLRTVHRGETIYTA; translated from the coding sequence GTGAATACCCAGTTGCTCATCGGCGGGCGTATCTACAGCTCGAGTTCTCCGGACGCGACGGCGATGGCGGTGGCCGACGGCACCGTGGTGTGGCTCGGCGCGGAACAGCCCGGGCGGGCACTGCACCCGGACGCCGAGATCATCGATCTGGACGGTGCGTTCGTCGCGCCGGCGTTCGTGGACCCGCACGTGCACGTCACCGCGCTGGGACTGAAGCTCACCGGACTCGACCTGTCGAGTGCCCGTTCGCTGGAGCACTGCCTGAGCCTGCTGCGCGATTTCGCCGCGGCCCGGCCCGAGGGCGCGATCCTCGGTGACGGCTGGGACGAGACCACCTGGCCGGAAGGTCGGCCGCCCACGGTCGAGGAGATCGACAAGGCCGTCGGCGCCCGCCACGTCTACCTGTCCCGGGTGGACGCGCACTCGGCGGTGGTGTCGTCCGCGTTGCTCGACGCGCTGCCGCAGGTGCGCGCGGCCGACGGATTCACCCGCGGCGAGCCGGTCCGGGCGGCGGCGCACCACCTGGTGCGGACCACGGTGCTCGCGGAACTCGATCGCGCGCAACGGGATCGGGCGCGGGCGGCGGCGCTGGACCACGCGGCCGCGCACGGCATCGTCGCCGTGCACGAATGCGCGGGGCCGGAGATCTCCGGCCGCACCGACGTGCGCGAACTGCTCGAATTCCGGCACGGCGTCGAGGTGCGGGCGTACTGGGGCGAGGCGGTGCGCAGTGCCGAACAGGCGCGCGCCTTGGTCGCCGAACTCGGCGTGCACGCGCTCGGCGGCGACCTCTTCGTCGACGGTTCCTTCGGTTCGCACACCGCCTGGTTGCGCGAGGACTACGCCGACCAGCCCGGCACCGGCCGGTCCTATCTCGATGCCGAAGCGATCGCCGCGCACGTCCGCGCCTGCACCGAGGCGGGCATCCAAGCGGGCTTCCACGTGATCGGCGACGCCGCCATGGACGCGGTCGTCGCCGGATTCGACCGTGTCGTAGGCGAATTCGGCGGTCCGGCGGTCGCGGCGCTCGGGCATCGGGTGGAGCACGCCGAGCTGCTGGATGCGGCGCAGATCGGCAAACTCGCCGCGTGGGGCGTGATCGCCAGCGTGCAACCGGGATTCGACGCGGCGTGGGGCGGCGAGGACGGCATGTACGCGGCGCGACTCGGCGCGACCCGGGCCGCGGCGCTGAACCCGTTCGCCGCCATGGCCGCGGCCGGGATCGCACTGGCCGTCGGTTCGGACGCGCCGGTCACCCCGCTCGATCCCTGGTCGGCCGTGCGCGCCGCCGCCCATCACCGCACCCCCGGCCACGGACTTTCCCCGCGCGCCGCGTTCGCTGCCGCGACCAGGGGCGCGTGGCGCGCGGGCGGGGTCCGAGACGGGGTCGCGGGCACCCTGGTACCCGGCGCGCCCGCCTCCTACGCGGTCTGGGAAGCCGAGGAACTGGTGGTGGCCGCGGCGGCCGACTCGGTACAGCGCTGGTCCACCGACCCGCGCTCCCGCGTCCCCGGACTGCCACCCCTGCAACCAGGTTCGGCATTGCCGAGGTGCCTGCGCACCGTGCACCGCGGCGAAACGATCTATACGGCGTGA
- the lnt gene encoding apolipoprotein N-acyltransferase: MGVLSRFPVLSRSVGAICAGLLIFGSFPPRPWWFLAPLGVAVLTLVVRGSGRLRAGFGYGFLAGLAFFVPLLPWTGIYVGPVPWLALSTVCAVYIGLFGLLARMVGLLPGWPLWVALAWASAEWARSSFPFGGFPWGRLAFGQADGWFLPLAALGGAPFVSFAVALTGAGAAALILQLRVIYAGASVAAADRDSAGGGAELSTGAVAADRADAAVHAADEPPAGRAPEPMAGGRRAAWLGCVTAAATLAVLPLAGLLLGATLPAPEQGDRVITVAAIQGSVPRLGLDFNAQRRAVLDNHVRRTEELAQAVAAGQAKKPDVVIWPENSSDIDPLRNADAAALITRASERIGAPILVGAVLVNGDRTTTNSVIVWNGAAGPGERHDKKIIQPFGEYLPMRSFFRLFSEYADRAGYFVPGHGDGVVRAAGIDIGVATCYEVAFDRAFEDAMRAGAQLLTVPTNNATFGDSEMTYQQLAMSRVRAVEHGRALVVAATSGVSAIIAADGTVQQESPQFVPAALVAQLPLRSSNTFATSVGPLPERVFVALTTGAVLVVLIRQRRTRRVDSVGKNVPQVTVRD; encoded by the coding sequence ATGGGTGTGCTGAGCCGGTTTCCGGTGTTGTCGCGGTCGGTGGGCGCGATCTGCGCCGGGCTGTTGATCTTCGGGAGTTTTCCGCCGCGGCCGTGGTGGTTCCTCGCGCCGCTCGGTGTCGCGGTGCTCACGCTGGTGGTGCGCGGCAGTGGGCGACTGCGGGCGGGGTTCGGGTACGGATTCCTGGCCGGTCTGGCGTTTTTCGTGCCGCTGCTGCCGTGGACCGGGATCTACGTGGGGCCGGTGCCGTGGTTGGCGCTGTCCACGGTGTGTGCCGTCTACATCGGCCTGTTCGGCTTGCTGGCACGAATGGTGGGACTACTCCCGGGCTGGCCGCTGTGGGTGGCGCTGGCGTGGGCGAGCGCCGAGTGGGCGCGCTCCAGTTTCCCGTTCGGTGGATTCCCTTGGGGCCGTTTGGCCTTCGGGCAAGCCGACGGCTGGTTCCTGCCCCTCGCCGCGCTCGGCGGCGCGCCCTTCGTGAGCTTCGCGGTGGCGCTGACCGGCGCGGGCGCAGCCGCTTTGATCCTCCAATTGCGTGTGATCTATGCCGGTGCGAGTGTGGCTGCGGCCGACCGCGATTCCGCGGGTGGTGGTGCCGAGTTGTCGACGGGTGCCGTTGCGGCGGACCGAGCAGACGCCGCGGTGCACGCTGCCGACGAGCCGCCAGCGGGCCGGGCGCCGGAGCCGATGGCCGGGGGTCGCCGGGCCGCGTGGCTCGGATGTGTCACCGCTGCGGCAACTCTCGCGGTGCTGCCGTTGGCGGGGTTGCTGCTCGGGGCGACGCTGCCTGCGCCGGAGCAGGGGGATCGGGTGATCACGGTGGCAGCGATTCAGGGGAGTGTGCCGCGACTCGGGTTGGATTTCAATGCGCAGCGGCGGGCGGTGCTGGACAATCATGTGCGGCGCACCGAGGAGTTGGCGCAGGCGGTCGCGGCGGGTCAGGCGAAGAAGCCGGATGTGGTGATCTGGCCGGAGAATTCGTCCGATATCGACCCGCTGCGCAACGCGGACGCGGCGGCCCTGATCACCCGGGCGTCCGAGCGGATCGGCGCGCCGATCCTGGTGGGCGCGGTGCTGGTGAACGGCGATCGGACCACGACCAACTCGGTGATCGTGTGGAACGGCGCCGCGGGCCCGGGGGAGCGCCACGACAAGAAGATCATCCAGCCTTTCGGCGAGTACCTGCCGATGCGGTCGTTCTTCCGGCTGTTCTCCGAATATGCCGACCGCGCCGGATATTTCGTGCCGGGCCACGGCGACGGTGTGGTCCGCGCGGCCGGTATCGATATCGGCGTGGCGACCTGCTATGAGGTCGCCTTCGATCGCGCGTTCGAGGATGCGATGCGCGCGGGCGCGCAGCTGCTGACCGTGCCCACGAACAACGCGACGTTCGGCGACAGCGAGATGACCTATCAGCAGCTGGCCATGTCGCGCGTCCGGGCGGTCGAACACGGCCGGGCACTGGTGGTCGCGGCGACCTCCGGCGTCAGCGCGATCATCGCGGCGGATGGCACTGTGCAGCAAGAGAGTCCGCAATTCGTGCCCGCCGCGCTGGTCGCCCAGCTACCGCTGCGCAGCAGCAACACCTTCGCTACTTCCGTTGGGCCGCTGCCGGAACGGGTGTTCGTCGCGCTGACCACCGGCGCCGTCCTGGTGGTGTTGATCCGTCAACGTCGGACCCGGCGCGTGGACTCGGTCGGGAAAAACGTGCCGCAGGTCACAGTTCGCGACTGA